The following nucleotide sequence is from Aptenodytes patagonicus chromosome 6, bAptPat1.pri.cur, whole genome shotgun sequence.
cGCTCCGCCGCTCTCCGCGGCCAGAGCCGGGGGCGCGCGGGCCCGGGGCTTACATAACCGCTGGGTGCGGGGATGTTCCCCCCCGCCCGTCCCTCTGCGGTGCCTGGGGAGTCGCcgcctgcggggagagggagggggaaagggaggccGAGCGCGGCGCCCCGCACCCCAGCGGAGCGGCGGTGGGGATGgcgggagaggggggagacaacgGCTCGCGCCCCCGCACGCGCAGACCCTGCGGGCTTCCGTCCCTGCTCGCGCACCCGGCAACGACCGGCGGGCTACGGTCAACTAGcgaagagaggggaagggggcagggggagatcCTTGCTGCCGTCCCGGTCCCGAGCCGGGCCCCGCCCGCCACCACCCAACGGCTCCGGTACCGACTACTATTACTGCCGCCCCCTCACCCTCTTCTTCTCCGCTGCCACCTCCAGCCGCTGCCAACCCCGCAGCTCAACAACGCACCCGCCCATTGGACCGCTCCCGCCCCCAACAAGCCCCGCACTGATTGGCCGCTTTCTCCTCCGCGtctccccccccaacccccgcccCTCCAGCCAGAGTCGGCGGCGGTGCTCCGTGTGCGGGACCTGCCTCGTTAAACCGCGACGGGAGCGCTGCGAGCAGCAGAGGGCTGGGCAGCGGCCTTGCTGCCTTCGCCAAGACAGTGGGAGGAACTAGAACGGAAGCTGCCCGGAACCCTCGTGGCTGGCCGCGCTTCCGGTAGCGGCCGGTCCTCGCGCCGACTTCCGCTTCCGGGTGGCGGCTGCGTCCTGAAGGAGGGTCacggagcgggcaggtaccgagGGCCCGTCGGCGGGAGGCGGGCCCGGGCGCCCTCTGGGACCCGCCGGCGCCGCTGCCCACCCGGGGAGCGTCTATGTGTGGgcttgggaggggagggggtggcggAGATGTCTGCTGCTCCGGGTTGTACCCCCGGGCCGGAGCGGCCTCGCGCAGCCGCCGTGGCCCTTCTCCGCGCGCCGTTGGACGGACACCCGCCCCGCCTGGGCTAGCGGGCCTCGGCGCTGGCGCTGCGCGGgccctccctcccccacctcGGGGGGCCCCTTCGGCCCCGCTTTTGCCGGTTTTGCTGGCAGAGAGGGTCCGGCTGGTGCTGCAGTGCAGCCCGCTGGCCGCGGCGTGCGGGCGCTGGTGTGCACGTACGCTTAACCCCCTTTCTTGCGGAAAGGTAGATACTGGTAGGAGAGAGGTCTTGGGGTTTTTACGGCAAGGGTGTAGACTGAGGTTTAATTCTGGGGGAGCTTTTCGGGTAATGACAGCATTAGAGCTCTTCCTCAGGTTTCCTTCTGCAGGAGAATCCTCGTTGCTTGCCTCCACAGCTTGGGCTCTTCAAGAGTTAAAGGCTTTGAAGCCATGTTCTTGGCACCATTGCGTTCCAGTCAATTCTCCTAAAAACTAAGGACGTTAAATCTGCTCTTTGCTACCAGATACGTGTTAAAATGGGAAATCCTGGCTCAAAGAAGTCTCGGGTGCTTTGTGAAAAGAGAGACTTAAAAGCCatcattattttcttccagtCCTTCATGATCTCACTGAAAATGTTCACCTTCCCGTCTGCCTTGATCACCATTATTAATGAGAACCTTAATACTTTCATAGTTCTCTCAAAGGTGTATCTAAATAAAGTATATATTTTCCAGCCTTGTGAAATGACTAGTAacgtcccacaagcggggtccagtacccagtgtgcaataagccaatcttacacacagagctgagatacttatttagctcatgttcacacaaagatgggtgctaggtggcaattccacaaagctagcacaccacacaaaagaactacagcatatttatattgttacattattagtaaaagcccgcctaagttcatgctcattggttagttatgttcaaattagcctcgcttgccatgtaaattagcacgcatgcttcttgcaggtgtgggggggcaagtctttccagtcttgaatcgAGTCAGTGGttgcgatctccccctgccgcctttacctttcccctagttaccgcagttttttgctgacttcttgtttctttggcagtcatctagcctccgacgccttctagggcaggatgttccccttttatcagtcttttagttcttcttcaagggcatagttgttGTATGgtatgcattgtttatacaagctAATCAgactagaaaaatgaagactacagtctaggataggtattaaccccaACATATGGCTACAGTAAGGTGCATCTCCTAGTCCATTCATCTATCCTGTACTTGTTTATCACCACAGTTATGTTTGACCGAATTGGGGGCAACTTAAAAGGAGCTGAGGAGCCAAGTCATGTTTTTTCTCCAGAGCTTCATGATCATATCTCTGCCATATCTAAATTACAAATTTCCAAACTGAGCTTTTTGATGTACTCTGGAAAGCCTGCAAGTTGGTGGGCCCTGGTGTCGCTAAAGTGCATTTACAGACATTGGAAACAATTGTTTTTCTGACGCTATTTTCTGGCACAGAAAATTTACATAGCTGCTTCATGACTGTAATGGTGGTGGTGACTTACAATGCAGTAACACTTAGCTCTGTACAGTTTGCCTTATTGTGCTTAATCAGCAATTTCTGAAATGCAGCATAAAGTCTCTTAGCTCTTTGTTCTACAGTGTACTGTTTCCAATGCAGAAGATGGTTCATGTGCAGTGTTACGTGCTTTGGAATGCTTCTTGTAACCTCCCTGTTTTTCCTGTACAGGGTATTGTTCTTTGCAAGTGTGTGAAAATAAGCTGATACTCTCTGAGAAACAAAGACTCCTATCTTTTCTTGTAGGTATGGGGCATGGAAATGAACATGGCCATGGCAAAATGGAACTCCCCGACTACAGGCAGTGGAAGATAGAGGGTACTCCACTAGAGAAGGTCCAGGAAAGGCTAGCTAAACGGGGTCTTAGGGATCCGTGGGCTCGGTAAGTGCAAGAGCCTCAATAATAATCTTGGTATGTTGTCTTGTGGCATCAACTGGACCTTGTCACTGCAGATTATTCTTTAGTAAAAATAGTGAAAATGCATCTAGAATGTATTAGTCAGAATTTCAGTTAagtctttgtttacttttttgcgTGGAGGTCACACCTTGCATCACCTTGACCAGTCTCCACATTTTGCAAGGCACCCTTGCACTTTGTGATGTTTCATGATGATACAGATCAGGCACAATGACCAATACCTCATCCACCAAAACACTTAAGTAATATTAGGTTTTGCACACGTGAGTAAGCCTGTCCCTTTTCAGCGAAGAGATTGTGTGCTCAGATCTTGCTGAAGTTGATGGAACTTACATTGACATTCTGAGTAGGAATAGCATTCCTCATATACAACAGGAGGCctttatttgaaaagaagaaatatactAGTATACAATGTGGAATTTGATTCAACTGTGCATTTCTTTTTGCTAAGCAGTGAATGACAAAATGGAAGATCAGATTTTACCTCTTTAAGTTGTCCCACTCTACAATGAATACCTCCTCTTTCTCAGCTACAGCAATTCTGGATCATTTAGGCAGCTGTTAAAACAGGGCTTAACATATTTCTCCCACATCATGAATTACATAATACTTTGCTCAAGTACTCTTTAATCTTGGGGAATAAAAATGCTAAATGTCTTGTGCTGTGTAGTCTGGTTCTTCTGTAAGGGAAAAGCTGCATGAGCAAACTATTCCAGGAGCCTTCATAGAAAAGGCTTTACTTCAAATCACTACAAGAAAAATGTAAGAGCAAACAGGTAATCTGTTAAAAAGTTGTTACATGCTATAACCTCTGGAGGGGTTTGGGATTGacaggactttttttccttcctttgaaacAGTTGAAGGCTGTAAGCATAGAGTAAAACATAGTTTTGATAATAAGAATCATTTGACATGTGAGTTCTTAGGATTATCCGTTACCAATGAACTTTCCAGGCCTGTGTCACACTTATGTTGCCTCTTTCTGTGGAGTGCAAGCAgtgattagcttttttttttcctttgcttcagaCAAAATTGTTTTCAGCAAGCAATAGGCTTATTCCCATTAAAAAATGGACACAGTTTAATATCATAAATTTAGTGTAAATTAACCTGACTTTTAGTGCATACACTTCCAAGTACACTGCTCAGGAagtgctgcaaaacagcaaactGGAAAAGAGCTTGTGTAGTATTTGTTGCCCCTcctagataaaaaaaattaatgtttctctGGTAAAAGAAGGTGACTGAGCCAATTACATGAGGAGTTGAAATAAGGAACAAAGTCAAACTCTTAAAGCATGAGAGATGATTCCTCTTGAACTTTCTGAATTTTATGTAAGGTAATATTTCAGTTCCATAGGACGAAGGAGAAATTAAAGTATCAAGTTATTTACTTCAGTAGTCTGGAAGAAGATTGCATTATTAATACCTTGCACTAGAAGTCTTGAAAAAGTAACCCTCTGTAGGTCTCCCCTCTTCCATATATTAAGTTCCTTTTAACAGGGGATCAGCTTTCCACCTTTGTAGCAAATGCACATTAATGTACATATTCAATACAGAGTAAGCTGTGTGAAAGATGTCATATTTGGAAACCTAAGTCTTTATCAATTAGTATCCTATACTATTATCTAGAAGATAACTCTTCCATGCCAATATTCCTTCATCCCGAGTCACAGAAACCACCTGCACAAGGAGATTATCTATGAACATAAATGCTTGACccccttgtttaaaaaaaacctgtatctTCTCCTGAAATGATGGTTCTGATTTTATTGCTTGTTtctgtgcaaatttttttttccttttcttaaggaCTTTGAGTCCTTAGAGATGGACACAGTTTGTCTCTCCTATAGATTACACTGGTTGTGCTACACATAAGTACTTGCAGTCAGTTACAACAGTGACTAAACGTTTCAATAACAATGTAGGTTGAAAACCGTAAGGCAGCGTGAGGTTTGTAAATATTCTGTAGCTTTTTAGCCAAACACactcttttcagcctttttttttttttaaatcagttttagtAGGCTTTTCTGACCCTAATATAGTTAAGTGTCGtattgtaaaacagaaaatgcttcCACACTAGGATGAGTTTTCTATGGCTGGAAAAACTTTCCCTTTTAACTATGCTGGATACTGTCTAGCACAGTGACTAGCGCTTGTAGTTACTCCATCCCAGGCATGTGCTAGTGGGTTCTGATTTTATTCCAAACAGagtaaaaacagaagacaacaatTACGTAACAAGTTTGGGGAGGTGATTCTGTTACTAGAATTATGTTGTTTGCTGATGTTACTTGTATCTCAAATTACATGCATTAAAGGGTTAAGAGTTAATATAATGAACTTTACTTACGGCAACTCCCGTTACTTAAATGATAAAAGTTACAGTCTCAATGTATATCTAGTTGaaataccttcctttttttccgAACAAAGAGATTCCTGTTAATGTTTACCACAGTGGCTCCATTGatcttgttttattcttttggtttcatttttcttctagtaATGAAGCCTGGAGATATATGGGTGGCTTTGCAAAACCTGTCACCTTAACAGAAGTCTTTACTAGGGGACTCAAGTGGGGATTTGCAGCTTTCGTCATAGCTCTTGGCATTGAATATACACTGTTTCCTCCAAAGAAGAATGGAGGCCATCACTGAAGATCAAATATGACAACTTAATACTTACTTATTGCTAAGCTGAAACGTACATAAGCCTGCTGCTCACTCTGTACTTAAAACATGCATATTAAAGTCTATCACAGGCAAAACCATGTTTCTTTGATTTTATACTACTTTTGTGGAAGGATCAAAAAACATAGCCAGAGCGGTTTACCTAACTTcagtctggggggaaaaaaacccaagatatAAATATGCTCTTGGGTTTGCTATACCATCCTTGAAAGAACAGGGGAAACTATCAGCCTAGCTCTTTAAAGCCCTACCAACATTCTATTAAATGAAATTGAGAAAGTATAttgcttttaagagaaaaactgtACTAATTGCAGGTTTAATAACAATTATTTGCTGGTAAGTGGTAATGAGTGACTTGTCATTTCTTAAAAGGTTAATTTGTTACTATTCACTCTTGCGTCTCTAAATAAAAAGAACTATTACcttaaagctttaaaaagtacCCAAAACTGCCTCAAAGTATATGAAAATACCAAAGCTTATACTTAATCCTATTGAAGAGTTAATTAATTTGGCCACTATGCACCAAAATAATCTGCTGTGTAATACccagaaatttaaaattacattgctGCCACATTACTAAGCAAAGTAGAATGTTTCACTCAACAATAACTGTTACCTTATCTTAATATGGCTTCCAATACACTTGAGTGTAatgtgaaaaaagagaaagaacaattgctttttttgttttgttctggtgTATTAAGTTGTACATTTGTAGTagtacagatttatttatttttacacctagtctcttttaataatttgttttaaaatttcctattttttccttaaattatctAACAGCTTCTGGAGTGCTTTAAGAATGCCTGGAGTGAGGACTATAGTAGAAAAGGGCCTGTTGGCAGTATGTCCTCTGCAGTACTGCACTTAAGATACATGCTTCTCACTTCAGCTGCTCTTTGTAGTTTTAATATGGTGTGCAGTACTTGTGTGCTGGCTGGCCGCTCCCGCCCCCACCCCAACTCTGTTGCAGCTGTTCCAGAAGCATAAGCCTTAGAAAAACTTTAAGCAGTAGTTGCTGTCCCATTTAGTTTCCTGTTGGGAAagtttgttttcatgttcttccATATGTATGCTTTTCactgagtttttttgtttgttctacaTCAAATGCTTCAGTCTGAGATAAAGTTGCTGCAAGTTCCTGTAAAATtagtcttttaaaatgttataagcCTGCCACTTCACTGATACAGCAGACAGTCCTGTTAAAAATCAAGAGCTTTATTTACACTAGCTGAAGAGAGAGTCATACATTAGTTTATTTTCAAGCAGTAGCAGAGGAACACAGATTTAAAAGTTACTGTAATCATATTTTTGGAATACATAACCTTGGTATGTTGCTTAGTTTATTTAGACCAAAAGATATAAAATAGACACAAATGTAGTTTGGCTGTTATATAAACTATTGCATTCCtcgataattttttaaaacatcattttgttTGTCAAGACTTTATGAAGAAAGTTAAGACAATCAAAATCTTATGTCttctaatttcatatttaaaaattaaattaatgcatAAGTGCTGTCTTGTATAGGGAAGATCATGAGAATCAGCCTTACCAACATTCTACATAAGCAAATATATCAGGCGTATTCACTGTTAGACTAGACTAGTTTAggtaaaattaatttatgaattaaGGTGGTATCATTCAATGGTTTAATAGCCAGATGGCAGCCACTGCCCTAAACCACTGCCTTAATTTATGATGAACATGTTTTGCCAATATTGTGCAATATAAAAATGTCTCATCATTATTATACATACAATACtcaaaagatttttatttcacatgTATTATAATACTAATCCTGCCTGGGGATGGAGTATTTCCTGTGTATTAAAATAATAGTACCAAATCTGTCTTCACTGTAACCATAGCAATGGCTGTCCTTACATTAAAACAGCCTTTCTACCAGCACAGATATTTTACAGTGCAAAGAACAGGGTCACAAACAGCAGTGGCATCTGCAGGTGAGGAACATACATGACTGTAATACCACAGTGAGGAAGCTCTTTCTGTATCTTAAGTTCTGAAAAATAGAACTGGTGATGCtccattttctgaaatgcagGTGGAAATCCCATCTCCATCAGTAGTCAAAGAGCTATTTCTACTCACCTGGAAAGATACTTGTGATTTATTGTTTTTGCTAATGCTACCTATAATATTTACATCGTTCAGCATAATCCAAATTTGTATGTTACAGAGAAGTTAAAGCAGCTAAATGGTTCCAATACAATAGTGACTACGTTATAGTATAAATTGGACGTCTCTGAAATTCCTATTTCAGAGCATAACAGAGTAACTGTTCCCATGATGTGAGGCAGTTGCAGTTTAAATAGCAGACTATAGCTGTGTGTTTGTGGTGTTAACCTGCCTTGAAATCTCTCCTGAAAACCTTCCTACAAAAATCTTCTTTGTTGAGCTCTCAAACTACAAGCTTCTATCCTGCAATTGTATCTTTGCCAGATCAGCATTTATTAGATAGACTTTTTACATCAATGCAGGTTTATTTTCTACATAGAGCTAATTTAAGTTAGGAGTGTTTGCTTCAAGGGGTTTTACAAGGAACATACTCAGGACCCATGCTTGTCTTCCAAATAAGTTTACTGATCTCATCATGGGTATCAAAACATTCAGGGATTCATCCAAACTGTTTTACATGTATGACAGGGAACTGATTTTACAGCTGCTCTATACATTCTCTATCCTCAGTTGTAGGCCAAATAATAGAAATCTGAAAGTCAGATAATCCTTTTACCATTGTTCCAATGGAGAAGAAAACCCCCTGAAAATAATCTCTTCCCTTAAGTgactttgccttttttaataataataaaagcaacaCCAGCACATAACAAATGAAACTAGTAACACCatttatatatacaaatgtgATGCACTCACCCTGATCATACCAAATCTGATTTtgaaatatatagcataaaagaCAGGTTCATAGTATTTTAGGAGGCATAAATTCtcaaagatttttgttttacataACTAGGAGAATCTACAAAATGAAATATATCAAATCTGTTATGAAAGCAAATCAAGAGAAGTATGTCCAAGCCACAGATTTATATCCAAAGCCCTCTAAATTGAAACACAGCACTATCTCTTCTCAATCACATCTAATCTTACTGGTATGCTCTATGTTCTACATTTATACCGATTTACAGTTCCAGTTTACATGAGAACCTATTGATGAGGACAATGTAGTATTTCAACTTCGAGATGGGGGGAGAATGAAAAAAACTTGCATACAACTCATAAATGCTGCctataaaaatgtgaaaactgtTTAATAAGCATATTAAAATTAGGTAAATTAAGGGATAAGTAGAGTAAGTAAACAAAAGTATATTGGTTGCTTAAGTAATGGCTGTGTTAAATTGGTAAATCATTCATTCAaccatttttggaaaaaaaaaaaattcataagccTGCAGCCATACCATCTTTTTAAACCTCTATTAGCCTGTACAAATCTTTAAGTGTTTGTATGGAATAGATCCAAGGAGAAAGCGTGCATATTGATTCAAAGCAGGTAGCTGGCTTCCTTCTGAATCAGCACCGATCCAATGCTATGTCTTAGTAGCAGGGACACTGTGATACCCTTGAATGATTGATATTAAAGTGAGAGCCTGACCATACAATTTCAGTAAGAATCCAGATGTTTTTTCAGAACACAGAGCAGTCGCTTGGTACCTGACCAAATTCTAGTGTGGGCAGTtactttctgcctcagttttccctgCAGTTCTAAAGAGAGCGTGACTCTTTGCACAACAGTGTGCTATCCCGGAGTACTGTGCTTCCACTGTTGGATTTTTAGCAgcacaaaaaattacttttttgtaaaTGCTTTGAAATCCATTGAGCTGGGAGTTATATATGATGGGTCTATTTCATCACATATGGAGGTGGCTTTTGTCTAGTTCAGCTGATAAAATAGtccagaattttttattttaagcctttAAGAGAGCAGCTCCAGCTACACTAGCACCTCAGAGTAAGTTGCTTCATGGAAGTTGCTGGTTTATACCAAGAGAATCACAACACCCAGTTTACAGGGACAAGGCATTACTTAAAACTTACTTAAGATTATACAACAATGGGAAGCACACAACTTTCACGCACCTGTACAATATTATCCTCACTAGGAATGAACTCAGAGCAAGACACGAACAAAGGGCTTGCTTCTGTATAAACTCCCGCCAAAACACATGCCCACACTTACCCCAAGTCTGTAGTTGCTCACTGAAAAACGGTCTGTTACCACTGAATGGCTACTAGGGTCAATACAAAGCTGTTTGGTCTGCCCTCATACCAGTAGCAGTATAAAAAGCATAGTCCCATAAACGTCTACGCACACACTGAACTCCAGCCCATCCTACTGCCAACCCCTCCTCCTCGCAGGACGGCCAACACCCCCACGCCCCAGCTAGTCGGAAGCCATCTTGTGTGTAACCGACACCCAAAAGCGCCGGCGGGAGGTTGCGCGCGAGACGAGACGTCTCTTCCGCTACAGCTCCGCCACCATGTTGTGGGAGCTCGGCAGGCTTGTTTGCGCAGCTCCGAGTTTCATCTCCTGAGGTAGACTATGAAGCAAAACGAAATCTccatggttggactcgatgatcttagaggtcttttccaacctctatgattctatgaaaagcatAATCCTTCCCTCACCTCACCCCAAAATATTTAACGGCCGGACTCACGATAAAATCGTAACGGTTAGCGAATGTGGCTCGACAGATGTATAATGATGGTAAGGCGGCTAAAGCTAGTTCCCTCGTCCTTCAGCGAGGGGAGATCTCTGCCCTGAACAGCGTTGCTGTCAGCGCGCAGAGGCGGCTCGGGTCTCTCCCATAGCCGTAAGAGGTACGAACGAAAACCGCCCTGCGCCTTTTAC
It contains:
- the NDUFB3 gene encoding NADH dehydrogenase [ubiquinone] 1 beta subcomplex subunit 3, yielding MGHGNEHGHGKMELPDYRQWKIEGTPLEKVQERLAKRGLRDPWARNEAWRYMGGFAKPVTLTEVFTRGLKWGFAAFVIALGIEYTLFPPKKNGGHH